The proteins below are encoded in one region of Pacificitalea manganoxidans:
- the hemC gene encoding hydroxymethylbilane synthase, with translation MTQITLPSPDRPLKIGTRGSPLALAQAHETARRIGAAFDLPDAAFDVVVIKTTGDRVQDRALREIGGKGLFTREIEEQLTAGGIDIAVHSMKDMPVLQPEGLILDCYLPREDPCDAFVTLDGTGWEVLEQGATVGTSSLRRKAQLLHRRPDLKVVEFRGNVQTRLRKLADGVAQGTFLAMAGLNRLNAGDVPRSPIPSDDMLPAVGQGAIGIERRMDDSNTARLLEPIHDVPTAQRLAAERAFLATLDGSCETPIAALAELDGDQLRLRGEILRTDGSEALSDEAIGAIADGPQMAIDMAQGLLARAGDGFFDWR, from the coding sequence ATGACACAGATCACGCTCCCCTCGCCCGACCGCCCGTTGAAAATCGGCACCCGTGGATCGCCGCTGGCGCTGGCTCAGGCCCATGAAACGGCCCGCCGGATCGGCGCGGCCTTTGACCTGCCGGACGCGGCCTTTGACGTGGTCGTGATTAAGACCACCGGCGACCGGGTGCAGGACCGCGCCCTGCGCGAGATCGGCGGCAAGGGGCTGTTCACCCGCGAAATCGAGGAACAGCTGACCGCCGGCGGGATCGACATCGCCGTGCACTCGATGAAGGACATGCCGGTCCTTCAGCCCGAGGGTCTGATCCTTGACTGCTATCTCCCGCGTGAAGACCCCTGCGACGCCTTTGTCACGCTCGACGGCACCGGCTGGGAAGTTCTGGAACAGGGCGCGACCGTTGGCACATCGTCACTGCGGCGCAAGGCACAGCTGCTGCACCGGCGGCCTGATCTGAAGGTCGTTGAATTCCGCGGCAACGTGCAGACCCGTCTGCGCAAGCTGGCCGATGGCGTGGCGCAGGGCACGTTCCTTGCCATGGCGGGGCTGAACCGATTGAACGCGGGCGACGTGCCCCGCAGCCCCATCCCCTCCGACGACATGTTGCCTGCCGTGGGTCAGGGGGCCATCGGGATCGAACGCCGCATGGACGACAGCAACACCGCCCGCCTGCTGGAGCCGATCCACGATGTGCCCACGGCACAGCGCCTTGCCGCTGAGCGCGCCTTCCTTGCCACGCTCGACGGCTCCTGCGAGACGCCCATTGCGGCGCTGGCCGAACTGGACGGGGATCAGTTGCGTCTGCGGGGGGAAATCCTGCGCACCGATGGGTCCGAAGCGCTGAGCGACGAGGCAATTGGCGCCATCGCGGACGGACCCCAGATGGCCATCGATATGGCACAGGGGCTGTTGGCCCGCGCGGGCGACGGGTTCTTCGACTGGCGGTAA
- the hemE gene encoding uroporphyrinogen decarboxylase, with product MTKTILRALAGETLPVPPIWMMRQAGRYLPEYRATRAKAGDFLSLCYNPELAAEVTLQPLRRYGFDAAILFADILLVPQALGADLWFVTGEGPRLSTITGAEGVAALKPADAIHDRLAPIYETVRILSRELPADTTLIGFAGAPWTVATYMIAGRGTPDQGPAHALKDGDRATFEALLDRITAATIEYLSAQIEAGAEVVKLFDSWAGSLKGADFDRYALAPAKRIITELKARHPNVPIIAFPREAGPRYEGFAKATGADCVALDNSVDPTWAAAHVQVDGCVQGNLASRHMVTGGQDLVDETRAIVKAFSGGPHIVNLGHGITPDADPENVALMVETVRSGATG from the coding sequence ATGACCAAGACGATCCTGCGCGCGCTTGCTGGCGAAACCCTGCCCGTCCCGCCGATCTGGATGATGCGTCAGGCCGGGCGCTACCTGCCGGAATACCGCGCCACCCGCGCCAAGGCCGGGGATTTCCTGTCGCTGTGCTACAACCCCGAACTTGCCGCCGAGGTGACGCTCCAGCCGTTGCGCCGGTATGGCTTTGACGCGGCGATCCTGTTTGCCGACATCCTGCTCGTGCCGCAGGCGCTCGGCGCGGATCTGTGGTTTGTGACCGGCGAGGGGCCGCGCCTGTCCACGATCACCGGCGCCGAGGGGGTTGCGGCGCTGAAGCCTGCGGATGCAATCCACGACCGGCTTGCGCCGATCTATGAGACCGTCCGCATCCTGTCGCGGGAATTGCCTGCGGACACCACGCTGATTGGCTTTGCTGGTGCGCCTTGGACGGTGGCCACCTACATGATCGCCGGGCGCGGCACCCCGGATCAGGGTCCGGCCCATGCGTTGAAGGACGGCGACCGCGCCACGTTCGAGGCGCTGCTGGATCGGATCACCGCGGCCACCATCGAATACCTGTCCGCCCAGATCGAGGCCGGGGCCGAGGTGGTGAAGCTGTTCGACAGCTGGGCAGGCTCGCTCAAAGGCGCGGATTTCGACCGCTATGCCTTGGCGCCCGCGAAACGTATCATCACCGAATTGAAGGCCCGGCATCCGAACGTGCCGATCATCGCGTTCCCGCGCGAAGCCGGGCCGCGCTACGAGGGGTTTGCAAAGGCGACAGGCGCCGATTGCGTGGCGCTGGACAATTCCGTCGATCCGACTTGGGCCGCCGCGCATGTGCAGGTGGATGGCTGCGTTCAGGGCAATCTCGCGTCGCGCCATATGGTGACGGGCGGTCAGGATTTGGTCGATGAAACCCGCGCCATCGTGAAGGCGTTTTCGGGCGGGCCGCATATTGTTAACCTCGGGCACGGGATCACGCCGGATGCGGACCCCGAAAATGTCGCGCTGATGGTCGAAACGGTGCGGTCGGGCGCGACCGGCTAA
- a CDS encoding division plane positioning ATPase MipZ, which yields MAHIIVVGNEKGGSGKSTTSMHISTALVRMGHRVGALDLDLRQRSLGRYIENRKAFCNAQGLDLAMPDYRDLPEIERGDLAEGENLFDRRISTAVAALDGEKDFILIDCPGSHTRLSQVAHSLADTLITPLNDSFVDFDLLARVSPEDGKILGPSVYSEMVWSARQIRAQAGLPPIDWIVTRNRLGAQQMINKKKMASALEKLSKRIGFRVAPGFSERVIFRELFPRGLTLLDLKDVGVERLNLSNVAARQELRDLLVTLDLPGVTPDF from the coding sequence TTGGCGCATATCATCGTCGTCGGGAACGAAAAGGGCGGCTCCGGCAAGTCCACCACATCCATGCATATCTCCACCGCGCTGGTGCGCATGGGGCACCGTGTGGGCGCATTGGATCTGGACCTGCGGCAACGCAGCCTCGGGCGCTATATCGAGAACCGCAAGGCTTTCTGCAATGCGCAGGGGTTGGATCTTGCGATGCCCGACTACCGCGATCTGCCAGAGATCGAGCGCGGCGATCTGGCCGAAGGCGAGAACCTGTTCGACCGCCGGATTTCCACCGCTGTGGCGGCGCTCGACGGGGAGAAGGATTTCATCCTGATCGATTGCCCCGGCTCCCATACCCGGTTGAGCCAAGTGGCGCATTCGCTGGCCGACACGCTTATCACGCCTCTCAATGACAGCTTTGTCGATTTCGACCTTCTTGCCCGTGTCAGCCCCGAAGACGGCAAGATCCTCGGCCCCTCCGTCTATAGTGAAATGGTGTGGTCGGCCCGTCAGATCCGGGCACAGGCCGGGCTGCCGCCGATCGACTGGATCGTGACCCGCAACCGGCTGGGCGCGCAGCAGATGATCAACAAAAAGAAAATGGCGAGCGCGCTGGAAAAGCTGTCGAAGCGGATCGGCTTCCGCGTCGCGCCGGGCTTCTCGGAGCGGGTCATCTTCCGCGAGTTGTTCCCCCGCGGGCTGACCCTGCTGGACCTGAAGGATGTCGGTGTGGAGCGTCTGAACCTGTCAAACGTCGCTGCGCGTCAGGAGCTGCGCGACCTGCTGGTGACACTGGACCTGCCCGGCGTTACGCCTGATTTCTAA
- a CDS encoding VOC family protein translates to MTQAVRGVNHVTLAVTDLDRSVAFYRDLLGFRLRALWPDGAYLEAGPLWLCLARGASVTERGDYTHLAFDVAEPDFPALAKKVSAAARLWRDNRSEGASLYFLDPDGHRLELHVGTLDSRLAAYRDGGRVQVFD, encoded by the coding sequence ATGACACAGGCCGTTCGGGGTGTGAACCATGTGACACTGGCGGTGACGGATCTCGACCGCTCCGTGGCGTTCTACAGGGATCTGCTGGGTTTCAGGCTGCGCGCGCTTTGGCCCGATGGCGCCTATCTGGAGGCGGGGCCGCTGTGGCTGTGCCTTGCCCGGGGGGCATCGGTAACGGAGAGGGGCGATTACACGCATCTGGCGTTCGATGTGGCCGAGCCGGATTTCCCCGCATTGGCCAAGAAGGTATCGGCAGCAGCGCGGCTTTGGCGTGACAACCGCAGCGAGGGCGCGTCGCTCTATTTCCTAGACCCTGACGGGCACCGGCTGGAATTGCATGTCGGCACGCTGGACAGCCGTCTGGCGGCCTATCGCGATGGCGGGCGCGTGCAGGTCTTCGACTAG
- the rpmE gene encoding 50S ribosomal protein L31, whose protein sequence is MKTDIHPDYHFIDVKLTNGDVLKMKSTYGSEGDNLSLDIDPSVHPAWNGGTSRLMDSGGRVSKFKKKYEGLGF, encoded by the coding sequence ATGAAAACGGATATCCATCCCGACTACCACTTCATCGACGTCAAGCTGACCAATGGCGACGTCCTGAAGATGAAATCGACCTACGGTTCGGAAGGCGACAACCTGTCGCTCGACATCGACCCGTCGGTGCACCCCGCTTGGAATGGCGGCACCTCGCGCCTGATGGATTCGGGCGGCCGCGTGTCGAAGTTCAAGAAAAAATACGAAGGCCTGGGCTTCTAA
- the rplS gene encoding 50S ribosomal protein L19 yields MNLIAQLEAEQVAALGKDIPDFKAGDTIRVGYKVTEGTRTRVQAYEGVCISRKNGQGIAGSFTVRKISFGEGVERIFPLHATNIDSITVVRRGRVRRAKLYYLRARRGKSARIAEDNHYKAKTGA; encoded by the coding sequence ATGAACCTGATCGCACAGCTCGAAGCCGAGCAAGTTGCCGCACTTGGCAAGGACATCCCGGACTTCAAAGCCGGTGACACCATCCGCGTCGGCTACAAAGTGACCGAAGGCACGCGCACCCGTGTGCAGGCCTATGAAGGCGTCTGCATCAGCCGCAAAAACGGCCAGGGCATTGCCGGGTCGTTCACCGTGCGCAAGATCTCGTTTGGCGAAGGCGTCGAGCGTATCTTCCCGCTGCACGCGACCAACATCGACAGCATCACCGTTGTGCGTCGTGGCCGTGTTCGCCGTGCGAAGCTGTATTACCTGCGTGCGCGTCGCGGCAAGAGTGCCCGTATCGCCGAGGACAACCACTACAAAGCCAAAACCGGCGCTTGA
- the trmD gene encoding tRNA (guanosine(37)-N1)-methyltransferase TrmD, translating to MTSDAPRPSRATAARSHGRLSIGSSLRPRSLMDEPPLQKGAWQARIITLFPDAFPGVLGESLTGKALQDGLWALNTLDLRRFGEGRHRNVDDTPTGGGAGMVLRADVVDAALQEAAQGAVPDRSRWPVVYLSPRGRRFDQATARRWAQGDGITMLCGRFEGVDQRVIDKHDIEEVSLGDFVLTGGEIAAQALIDATVRLIPRVLGNHESVIEESFSDGLLEHPQYTRPTDWQGRLVPEVLLSGHHAKIESWRKAQAERLTKERRPDLWRAFCATHGRDPEEDREL from the coding sequence ATGACCTCCGACGCTCCTCGCCCCTCTCGCGCGACCGCCGCGCGCTCGCATGGTCGCCTGTCGATTGGCAGTTCGCTCCGGCCCCGGTCGCTGATGGACGAACCGCCGCTGCAAAAGGGCGCGTGGCAGGCCCGCATCATCACGCTTTTTCCCGATGCCTTTCCCGGTGTGCTGGGCGAAAGCCTGACCGGCAAGGCCCTGCAGGATGGGCTCTGGGCGCTCAACACGCTGGACCTGCGCCGGTTCGGCGAGGGCCGACACCGCAACGTCGATGACACGCCCACAGGCGGCGGCGCGGGGATGGTGCTGCGCGCCGATGTTGTCGATGCGGCGCTGCAAGAGGCCGCGCAGGGCGCCGTGCCCGACCGTTCCCGCTGGCCCGTGGTCTATCTCAGCCCGCGCGGGCGCCGGTTCGATCAGGCCACTGCCCGCCGCTGGGCGCAGGGCGACGGGATCACCATGCTGTGCGGGCGTTTCGAAGGCGTTGACCAGCGCGTGATCGACAAACACGACATCGAGGAGGTGTCGCTGGGGGATTTCGTCTTGACCGGCGGCGAGATTGCTGCTCAGGCCTTGATCGACGCGACGGTCCGACTTATACCGCGCGTGCTTGGGAATCATGAGTCCGTCATCGAGGAGAGTTTCTCCGACGGGCTGCTGGAACACCCACAATATACGCGTCCGACCGACTGGCAGGGTCGTTTGGTTCCCGAAGTTCTTCTCTCCGGGCACCATGCGAAGATCGAAAGCTGGCGCAAGGCGCAGGCCGAAAGGCTGACCAAGGAAAGACGACCTGATCTCTGGCGGGCTTTCTGTGCAACGCACGGACGGGACCCGGAAGAAGACCGAGAGCTCTGA
- a CDS encoding DUF1328 family protein, which translates to MFEIILILLVVAAVAALLGFGRISGAALTGAKILIGVVLILFLLVILGIVAIA; encoded by the coding sequence ATGTTCGAGATCATTCTCATACTGCTCGTCGTGGCCGCTGTGGCCGCTCTCCTTGGGTTTGGCCGGATTTCCGGGGCCGCTCTGACCGGCGCCAAGATCCTGATCGGTGTGGTGCTGATCCTGTTCCTGCTGGTGATCCTTGGCATCGTCGCCATCGCCTGA